One segment of Calditrichota bacterium DNA contains the following:
- a CDS encoding T9SS type A sorting domain-containing protein yields the protein MKFFKYSVLFLLMLSSALFSQQVTGLSGWNIFLDPGHSQNENVGIYNISEAKRNLRVALRLSELLLENTDIDTVYLSRTNDQQQVSLSQRTDRANSLAAAWYHSIHSNAGSPDRDETLLLWGQYYNGQEKVPHGGKKMSSIMVDLLTRGMRTTTLGSFGDCSFYTWSNWCQQSGGPYLHVNRTTTMPSELSEAGYHTNPKQAQLFMNYFWKKLEATTFYWSILKFHGIERPAEGIVTGIISDIDSRIPINGAVVSINGRVDTTDTYESVFHNYSHDPNQLHNGFYYFDGLPIEPMKLIVSAENYNADTVQVTPSDTFFTFVDVQLISQVPPRVVSTTPAAGDTNVTAWNDIVIEFSRRMDAASVVHNLTVSPETQFQYIWQQNSTKLIMRTDTLQYLTTYTINISADAQDNWGHFFDGNGDSVAGDDFSFSFKTGSSDREPPKIVSSYPPINATEVENFPIINITFDEKIDTSTVTANSFKIKNTATAIFEKVTPFHYLVNDQSVICYVPQQPLQNGVKYIGRVFPGITDVFGNRMPRYKSLVFTVTSRQYETSSIEPFESDITANWWDPSSSGSTTGIQPDTTFRFVSHEIVNPLTQSTSSLGLSYGWNESASDWLIRIYLSGGAPKNIHFDKNHILEMYIFGDGSGNKFRFCVDDKVPQTAAANHEVSPWYTIDWLGWKLVKWDMSTDSTGTWLGDGNLDGTLRFDSIQLSHQPGTAEIGLLYFDDLQIKSPLPTSVAQEENPEQIRGFFLGQNYPNPFNNATAIPYQLSEKANSVSLLIFNSLGQKVASFSDLNAEPGNYLLHWQTDNNASQPLSSGLYYYELHVDDQTQSRRMIYLK from the coding sequence ATGAAATTTTTCAAATATAGCGTCCTATTTTTGTTAATGCTTTCCAGCGCGCTATTTTCTCAACAGGTGACTGGGCTCTCCGGCTGGAATATCTTTTTAGACCCGGGCCATAGCCAGAATGAAAATGTCGGGATTTACAATATTTCCGAAGCGAAGCGAAACCTGCGCGTGGCTCTTCGGTTGAGCGAATTATTGCTGGAAAATACAGACATTGACACCGTTTATTTGTCTCGCACCAACGACCAACAGCAAGTTTCCCTTTCCCAGCGGACAGACAGGGCGAACTCCCTGGCTGCTGCCTGGTACCACTCAATTCACAGCAACGCCGGTTCGCCGGACAGAGACGAAACCCTACTTCTCTGGGGACAATATTACAATGGTCAGGAAAAAGTGCCCCACGGCGGTAAAAAAATGAGCAGCATCATGGTGGATCTTCTCACGCGAGGCATGAGAACGACGACGCTGGGTTCTTTTGGCGATTGCAGTTTTTACACCTGGAGTAACTGGTGCCAGCAAAGCGGCGGCCCCTATCTTCACGTCAATCGAACGACGACGATGCCTTCGGAATTGAGCGAAGCCGGGTATCATACGAATCCGAAACAGGCGCAGCTCTTCATGAATTATTTTTGGAAAAAATTGGAAGCAACGACGTTTTATTGGTCAATTTTGAAATTTCACGGCATCGAGCGACCTGCAGAGGGAATCGTAACCGGCATTATCAGCGACATCGACTCCCGCATTCCCATCAACGGCGCGGTCGTTTCCATTAACGGCAGAGTTGACACGACCGATACCTACGAGTCTGTATTTCACAACTATTCCCACGATCCGAATCAATTGCATAACGGCTTTTACTATTTTGACGGACTTCCTATTGAGCCGATGAAATTAATTGTCAGCGCGGAAAATTACAACGCTGACACGGTTCAGGTGACGCCCTCTGATACTTTTTTCACTTTCGTCGATGTGCAGTTAATCAGCCAGGTTCCGCCGCGCGTCGTTTCCACAACTCCGGCAGCCGGCGACACGAACGTTACGGCGTGGAACGATATCGTGATCGAATTCAGCAGACGGATGGACGCTGCCTCGGTCGTGCACAATTTGACCGTTTCGCCGGAAACGCAATTCCAATACATCTGGCAGCAAAACAGCACAAAACTCATCATGCGCACCGACACGCTACAATATCTGACGACTTACACGATCAATATTTCAGCCGACGCACAGGACAACTGGGGCCATTTTTTCGATGGCAACGGGGACAGCGTTGCTGGCGATGATTTTTCTTTTTCATTCAAAACCGGCTCCTCTGACCGTGAACCTCCCAAAATCGTGAGCAGTTATCCGCCAATCAATGCAACGGAAGTAGAAAATTTCCCCATCATCAACATTACTTTTGACGAAAAAATTGACACCAGCACGGTCACAGCAAATTCTTTCAAAATAAAAAATACCGCCACGGCAATATTCGAAAAAGTTACTCCTTTTCATTATCTCGTTAATGATCAGAGCGTCATTTGCTATGTTCCCCAGCAGCCGCTACAGAATGGCGTCAAATACATCGGCAGGGTTTTCCCGGGCATCACGGACGTGTTTGGCAATAGAATGCCGCGTTACAAATCGCTTGTGTTTACTGTGACATCCAGACAGTATGAGACTTCTTCGATTGAGCCGTTTGAATCTGACATCACGGCGAATTGGTGGGATCCAAGTTCCAGCGGAAGCACAACAGGCATTCAGCCGGACACTACTTTCAGGTTTGTGAGCCACGAAATTGTAAATCCGCTTACGCAAAGCACTTCTTCGCTTGGCTTGAGTTACGGCTGGAATGAAAGCGCTTCTGATTGGCTGATCCGCATTTACCTCAGCGGCGGGGCTCCGAAAAATATTCACTTTGACAAAAATCACATTCTGGAAATGTACATTTTCGGCGACGGCAGCGGCAACAAATTTCGTTTTTGCGTTGATGACAAAGTGCCGCAGACCGCGGCGGCGAATCACGAAGTGAGCCCCTGGTACACCATCGACTGGCTCGGCTGGAAATTAGTGAAATGGGACATGTCAACGGACAGCACAGGAACCTGGTTGGGCGACGGCAATCTGGACGGAACGCTGCGGTTCGACAGCATTCAATTGAGTCACCAGCCGGGTACTGCTGAAATCGGGCTGCTCTATTTCGATGATTTGCAAATCAAATCTCCGCTGCCGACTTCTGTGGCACAGGAGGAAAATCCGGAGCAGATTCGCGGGTTCTTTCTCGGGCAAAATTATCCCAATCCGTTCAACAACGCGACCGCTATTCCGTATCAATTGTCTGAAAAAGCGAACTCAGTCTCGCTGCTCATTTTTAATTCATTGGGTCAAAAAGTGGCTTCTTTTTCCGATTTAAATGCGGAACCAGGAAATTATTTGCTTCACTGGCAAACGGACAACAATGCCAGTCAGCCGTTGAGCAGCGGACTTTATTATTACGAGTTGCACGTCGATGATCAGACGCAAAGCCGAAGGATGATTTATTTGAAGTGA